The following DNA comes from Amycolatopsis solani.
CCAGGTCGACAGGCTGCAGTAGATGGTCGGGTCCGCGCCCGCCGCGCGGCGCATCCGGACCCAGCCCGGTGCTTCGCCGGGGGTGGCGTCGCCGGGTTCGACGTCCAGGACGTGGCCGTCGTTGGTGGACGCTTTCTTGACGATCGTGACCTTCACGGCCTGGGGAAAGCGCGCCCAGTCGGCAGCCGACCAGGGTTCGATTTTGATCTTGTCGATGTACCCCGCGACCATCCTGGCGTCGCCGGGGATGTTCGCGGCCGTCACCGCGTCGTACATCGTGCGCACGGGTTGCGTCTCCGTTCGGTGCCTCATCGCCGTTTCGGGGACGGCGAAATCGTCTCCGCGATTCGCCATGGTGATGTTACCCAAGTGGGACGGGCGTCAAGCGGGAAACGTTACGCAGTCCTTGTCAATCACCAAAACGGCCGCACGGCGCAATTCCTTCACCACGGTTTCACGCGGCGATGGTCACGGTCCGCTGCCGGTACTGGCTTCCCGCTCACCCGGCTGGCAAGCTGCCAGCACTTCACCACGGAAGGACGTGCATGGCGGCACACCCGGCGCGGGCCCGGCGGATCGACGCGCGGGTCGTCGTCCTGAGCGCGCTGCTCGTGGTCGCCCTGCTCGCCTGGGCCGGTGTCGACTACCTCAAGGACCGGCTGGCCGGCGGCGGCTGCGACTCGACGACGCCGGTGCGTGTCACGGCGGCGCCGGACATCGCGACGGTGCTCACCGCGCTCGCCGGGACCGTGCCGCAGCGCGACTGCTACCGCGTCGAAGTCACGTCGAGCGCGTCGCCGGCCACCGCCGCCGCCCTCGAAGCCAACGGCGCGACCGGCCCGGACGTCTGGGTGCCGGAGTCGAGCACGTGGCTACTGCAGGCCCGCGACGGCGGCGCGTGGAACCTGCCCGAGACCGGCCAGTCGGTGGCGAGCTCGCCTGTGGTGCTGGCGCTCACCGACGAAGTCGCGAAGCAGGCGGGCTGGCCGGGGAAGTCGCCGTCCTGGTCGGACGTCCTCGCCGCGAACCCCGTCGGGCTCCCCGATCCCGGCCGCGATCCCGCGGCGATCGCCGCGTTGATCGGGTTGCAGCAGCTCACCAAGGACGCGCCCGATCCGGCCGCGGCGTTCACCGAGAAGATCCGCGAGCTGTCGGCCGTGAAGGAGCCGTACCCCGCGTCTCCGGCGTCGGAGCAGTCGGTGCTGGCCCGCCGGCTCGTCGCCGCGTACCCGGCCGCCGGCGTGCCGGGTTTCGACTACCCGTACGTCGTGCTGCCGCGCGCGTCGGAGGCCTCGCGGTCGGCGGCCGAACGCTTCCTGCGGCTGCTGCTCGACCAGACCGCCACCAAGGCGTTCGCGGACAGTGGGTTCCGGACGCCGTCGGGCCAGCTGCTCGGCGACCGGCCGCGTGACACGCGGACGAACGCCGCGCCGCGCCCGGGCGGCCCACCGCCGCCGGAGGCGGTGTACGCCGTGCTCCAAGCGTGGGCGGGGGCGAACCTCAGCGCCCGCGTCCAGGTGCTGCTCGACGTGTCCGGCTCGATGGCCGCCACCGTTCCCGGCACCGGCCGGAGCCGGATGGCCCTCACCCTCGAAGCCGCGACGCAGGGCCTCGGCTTGTTCAAGCCGACCACCGAAATCGGCCTGTGGTTGTTCTCCACCAAGCTCGACGGCGACAAGGACTTCAAGGAACTGCTGCCGATGCGGTCGATCTCGCAGCAGCTCGGCGCGGGCGGGGTGGCGACGCTGCAGGCGGTCAAGCCGAAGCCCGGCGGCGCGACCGGCCTGTACGACTCGATCCTCGCCGCGTACCAGAACGCCCGCCAGAACTGGCAGCTCGGCCGGATCAACGTCGTCGTCGTGCTCACCGACGGCCGCAACGAGGACAGCGACTCGATCGGGCTGCCCGGCCTGCTGGCCGAGCTGAACCGGCTGCAGGACCCGCGGAAACCGCTGCCCGTCATCGGGATCGGCATCGGCCCGGACATCGACGCGAGCGAGCTGCGGCAGGTCTCCGCCGCGACCGGCGGCGAGTCCTTCACCACGCCGGACCCGCGCAAGATCTCCGACGTCTTCTACCAAGCGCTGAGCAAGCTCATGTGCCAGCCGCCCGCGTGCAAGAAGTGAGGAACCCGTGGTCGAGCTGACCGAAAAGCCCGCGGCACGGGCGATCCGAAGACCGTCCACTGTGGTCGTCGCCGCGTTCGTCGCGGGACTGGTGCCGTTGGCGCTGCACGCCTGGGCGGTGCTGCACGGGAGTTTCGCGCAAGACGACTTCGTGGTCACCTGGCAGGCGGCCGCGGCCGGGCCGTTCGACCCCGGCTTCCTCTTCCAGGACTACCACGGTCACCTGCAGCCCGGCGGGTTCTTCCTCGCCGCCGTGCTCACCTGGTGGGCGCCGCTGAACTTCCCGGTGTTCGCATTGCCGCTGCTGCTCGTGAAAGCGCTCGCGACGGTGTACTTCTGGTGCCTGCTCGTGCGGTGTTTCGGCCGCCGGTGGGCGATCCTGGTGCCGTTCACGGTCTTCACGGCGTCGACGCTGCTGCTGGTCCCGACGCTGTGGTGGTCGTTCGGCGTCCAGGTGCTGCCGGTCGTGCTGGCCACCGCCGGGGCGTTGCACGCGCACGTCCGGTACCTGGACGGCGGTGGCCGGTGGTGGCTGGGGACCTTCGCCTGGACGTTGTTCGGTCTCGCGTTCTACGAAAAGGCCGTGGTGATCCCGGTGCTGCTGGCCGCGGTGACCGTCCTGCTCGGACGGTCCTTCCGCGAGCACGCCCGCTACTGGCTCGGCCAGGCCGCGCTGCTGGTGGCGTTCGTGGTGGTCTTCTTCGCGCTGACGTCGAGCCAGGTCGGCACGGGCGCGTCGCCGCTGTCGGCAGGCACGGTCGCCGACCTGACCGCCCGGATGCTCGGCGACACGTTGCTGCCGGGCCTGGCCGGTGGACCGTGGTCCGGGCCGGGGCCGGGTGCGACCTGGGCGCCGACGCCGTTCGTCGTGGTCGTCGTGCTGGTACTGGCCGCGTTGGCGGTGGTGCTCGCCGGTGGCAGGCGCGGCGGACGGCGGGCGTGGGGTGCCTGGGCGCTGCTCGCGGCGGTGTTCGCCGTGGACGTCGCGCTGCTCGCGCTGACCCGGCTGCGCGAAGTGGGCCCGTCGGCCGGTGACGATCCCCGGTATGTCGCCGATCTGGCGCTGGTGGCCGCCCTTTGTGGAGCGTTCGCTTTCCTGCCGCCCGGCGAAGTTGCGCCGTCCGGTGGAAAGCGTGAGCGGCCGATCGCGGTAGCGCTGTGCGTGCTTTTGCTCGCCAGTTCCGCCGTCGGGTTTTCCCGGCTTTCCCCGGCGTTGCGGTTCGAGCATTCGGGGCAGTACGTCGCGAACGTGCGCGCCGCCGTCGGCGAGGATTCGGAGCTGGTCTTCTACGACACCTTCGTGCCGTCGGACGTGGTGCACGAATGGTTCGGCGCGGACTCGCGCGCGTCCCGGGTGGTCGGCCTGCTGCCCGGCACGCGCTTCGACCAGCCGACGAGCCGGATGCACCTGCTCGACGCCACCGGCACGCCGCACAAGATCACCGGCGTGGACCCGATTTCCCGCGGTGTCCCCGGCCCGGTCCCGAACTGCGGCTACGCGATCGGCGAGACCCCGGTGCGCGTCGCGCTGGACAAACCGGTGCTGGGACGGCATCTGCTCAAGCTCGATTACTACACTTCGGACGGTGGCGAAGGCCTGGTGGACCGCACGCCGGTCTGGTTCCAGGCCGGGCTGCACTCGCTCTACCTGCCGGTGGACGGCCTCTTCGACAGCGTCGCCGTCCGCCTGTCGAGCCCGGGCGCGCCGGTGTGCGTCGCGAAAGCCGAGGTGGGCACGCCAGTCACCTCGTGAGTGTTTAGTCGGGTTCTAACCCGACTAAACACTCACGAGGTCAGTAGGGGTCGTACGGGCTGTCGTGGCCGAGCAGGCGTGCGAGCGGGCGGAGGCGCAGGCGCAGCAGCACCTTGACGACCACGTTGCGCAGGAACCACGGCAGCTGCGCCAGCACACGGACGCGGTCCGAAGCGGACGGTGGGGCCAGCCGGAACCGCGCCAGCGACGTCGCCCGGTCCACATAGGTGTACCGGCGTCCGAAGAGGACCTTCGCGATCGTGCCGAGGGTGACGCCGATCGAGGAAAAGCAGTCGTGGACCAGGATCTCGGCTCCTTGCGGCAGGTGCGCCGACCAGCGCAGGTCGTCGGTGTAGGTCCAGTAGTCGTGCTTGCCGTCGATGTAAAGCAGCTGTAGGGGCCGGTCCCAGTGAGGACGCAGTTCCGTGCTGTAACCGGCGACGAGCTCGACGACGTCGTCCAGGCCGGCACGGCGGATGTTGCGCTCGAACAGTTGCCGCGTCGGGGATCCGCCGAAGAGCCGGCCGTCCACGAAGGGGTCGACCGCGATCACCGTGGCCCCGGCCGTGCGGGCCGCCGCGCCGAGGACGATCGTGGATCGGCCCTGGTGACTGCCGATTTCCAGGATGACATCGCCCTTTTCCAGCCGGCACGCGGCGTCCCACAGCGCTCGGCCCTGCGCGCGCGTCATCCAGCCCTTGACCGGCTCGGCCAAGGCCCAGGCATCTTCGAACGAGATGGCGCACCTGCCTGAATTCGGGAGGATCGTCGGCACATGGTAGCCAGGTTTCCGCCTAGTATCTACCGGATGGTAACCGGCACCCGCGAACGAACCCGGGACGACGCCCCGCCTTCCGGGCGCGTCCGGAAGGGCGCGTTCTTCCGGCGGCCGAGCACCTGGATCGTGCTGGCGCTGACCACGTTGTCGTTCCTGCAGATGCCGGGGAAGACGACGTTCGACACCAAGCTCGACCTCGCCGTCGACCCGCTCGCCTTCCTCGGCCGCGCCCTGCACCTGTGGAACCCCCAGGCCACGGCGGGGGAGCTGCAGAACCAGGCGTACGGCTACCTCTTCCCGATGGGCCCGTTCTTCGCGCTGTGCCAGGCGGTGGGCGTGCCCGCGTGGATCGCGCAACGGCTGTGGGGCGCGATCCTGCTGTCGGCCGCGTTCGGCGGGGCGCTGCTGCTGGCGCGCGCGATGAAGATCGGCACCGAGCGCACGCGGCTGATCGGCGCGCTCGGCTACGCGCTCGCGCCGCGCATGCTGACCGAAATCGGTGGTCTCTCCGCGGAAATGCTGCCCGCGGTGCTCCTGCCGTGGGTGCTGGTGCCGCTGGTGCGGGCCGGGAAGATCGGCTCGCCGCGGCGCGCGGCCGGGCTGTCCGCGCTGGCCGTGCTGTGCATGGGCGGCGTCAACGGCGCGATGGTCGTGATGGCGCTCGTCCTGCCCGGACTCTGGCTGCTGACGCGCAAGTGGACGCGCGAGCACGTCAGGCTGGTCCTGTGGTGGTTCGCCTTCGTCGCCGGCGTGACGCTGTGGTGGATCCTGCCGCTGCTGCTGCTCGGCGAATACAGCCTGCCGTTCCTGGACTACATCGAGTCCGCGACGAACACGACCGCGCCGATGTCGCTGTTCGAGGTGCTGCGCGGGACCAACCAGTGGGTCGCCTACGTCGTGCAGGGCACGCCGTGGTGGCCGGGCGGCTGGTCGCTGATCGACAACCCGGTGCTGATGCTGGCCACCGGGCTCGTCGCCGGCGTCGGCCTGTTCGGGCTGACCCGGCGCGGCCTTCCGGAGCGGCGGTTCCTCGTCTTCGGCGTGCTCACCGGGTTGACCCTGCTGACCATCGGCTACGTCGGCACGCTCGACAGCCCGGTCGCCGAGCAGGTCCGGCACCTGCTCGACGGGCCGCTCGCGCCGCTGCGCAACGTCCACAAGTTCGAACCGGTGCTGCGGTTGCCGCTGGTGCTCGCGTTCGTGCACGGCATCTCGAGCCCGGCCCGGGTGAAGTCCGCGCGCCGGTTCCTGCGGCCCGCGCTGGGACTGCTGCTGGTGCTGGTGATGGCCGCGCCCGCGTGGCTGCTGAACCTGCGGTCCGGGCCGGGCTGGGACGAGGTTCCCGGCTACTGGTACGACGCCATGGGTTACGTCGCGAAGGCCGACCCGAACGCCCGGACGCTGCTGCTGCCGGCCACCGGGTTCGGCGAGTACGAGTGGGGCCGCACGGTCGACGAGCCCGCGCAGGCGATCGCGAAGAGCCCGTGGGCGGTGCGCAACCAGGTCCCGCTGGGGTCCGAAGGGAACACCCGGCTGATGGACTCCGTGGACGCGGCGCTCGCCGACGGCCGCGGCGATCCCGGGCTCGCCGCGCTGCTCGCGCGGTCCGGCTACCGGTTCCTGTTGCTGCGCAACGACATCGAACGCGAGCGGACCAACGCGCCGCCCATTGCGACCCTGCGCGCCGGGCTGGCCGGCTCGCCGGGCATCGCCAAGGCGGCGGCGTTCGGCCCGCTGGAGGTCTACGAGGTGCGGCGGCCGGTGCCGCTCGCCACCGCGACGTCCACAAAGGACGTACCGACGGTGAGCGGCGGGCCGGAAAACCTGCTGCCGCTGCTCGATTCCGGCCAGCTCGACCCGTCGACACCGACCGTGCTCACCGGGGACGGGGGCTCACCCGGCGGGCCGCGGCTGGTGACCGACGGCCTGCGGCGCGCCGAGCGGAACGTCGGCGGCGTCCGGGACAACCTCAGCCAGACGCTGACCGCGGGTGAGGCCTACCGCCAGCAGCGCGCGGCGGGCGACGTGCTGCCGTTCCCCGGGCCGGAGCACCAGACCGTGGCCGCCTACCGGGGGATCCGCGCGGTGACGGCGTCCACGGCGGCATCCTTCGCGGACGCGTTCGGCGGGTCCGACCCGGGCCACCAGCCGTTCGCCGCGATCGACGGCGATCCCCGCACGGCGTGGCACTCGTCGTCGTTCACCGGGCCGATCGGCCAGTGGCTCGAGGTGGAGCTGGACACCCCGCGGCTGGTGAACGCGATCGACCTGCAGCTGGTGGACGACATCCGCGTCGGCTGGCCGCCGACCCGGATCCGGATCACCACCGACAACGGTTCGGTCGACCAGCAGGTGATCCGCGGTGCGGGCGCGCACAGCTACAGCGTCGCGGGCGGGGTCACACGCAAGGTGCGGATCACGTTGCTGTCGCTGGTGGTCGGGCGGCAGGACGGCAACGTCGGGATCGCGGAGCTGAAGATCCCCGGCACCGAGCCGCAGCGCACGCTGGAGGTGCCCGCGGACCTGCCGGTCGGCCCGGCGCCCGGCTTCTCGTTCACACGCGGCGCGGCGCCGCGGTACGCGTGCCTGCCGGTCGGCGACGCCGTCCGGTGCGACGCTTCGGCCGCGCGCGACGGCGAGGAACCCGACGGGATCCGGCGCCTGTTCAGCACCCCGGCCGAAGAGACGTACCTGGTCGGCGGCTCGGTGCTGCCGTCGGGCGGCGGCCGCAACCCGGTGCAGCTGCCGGGGGTGACGGTCGCCTCGACGTCCCAGCTCGCCGGCGACCCGGCCGCGGCGGGGTTCGCGGCGGTGGACGGCGACGCGGGCACGACGTGGCGCCCCGACGTCACGGACCTGCGGCCGGCGCTGACCCTGGGCTGGACCTCGCCGAAGCGGATTTCCGGGCTGCACATCGGGGTTTCGCCGTCGAGCGGGGCCCGGGTGCCGCGGCAGGTGGAGCTGGTCGGCCGGTCGGGCACGCGGACGGTCGAGCTGGACGCGAGCGGGTCGGCGTCGTTCGAACCGCTGGACACCGACCAGCTGCAGATCGTGCTGCCGGGCGACGACGACGATCCCACGGCCCGCGCGGTGGCCGGGATCGGCAGCCTGGAGCTGTCGGGGACGGCCGGGCTGCTGCCCGGCCCGGACCCGGCGTTCACGGTGCCGTGCGGGTCGGGGCCGAACATCCACCTGGACGGCCTCGACTACCGGACGTCGGTGCAGGGGACGCTGGCGGACATCATCGCCCACCGCGCACTGGAGCTGCGGATGTGCCGCGATTCCGAGGGCGGCGTCGCGTTGCCGGCGGGCGGGCACGAACTGCGGACGGACCGGTCGGAGTCCTTTGTGGTCCAGGACCTGTGGCTGCGTCCGGTGAAGGCGCCGGCCACGCCGCCGGGGCACCGGACGGTGCAGGTGGGGACGTGGGACGCGACGGCCCGCACGGTGACGGTCGGGCCGGGCGAGGAGGCGGTGCTGGCGATCCCGGAGAACGCGAACGCGGGCTGGGTGGCCACAGTGGATGGTCGCGAGCTGGCCCGCACCCGCGTCGACGGCTGGCAGCAGGCGTGGCTCGTCCCGGCCGGCGCGGGCGGGGTGGTTTCGCTGTCGTTCACGCCGGATTCCGCGTACCGCGCGGGATTGCTGACCGGCGCGGCGGCGGTGCTGCTGACGCTGATCGCGGTGGCGTGGCCGGCCCGGCGGCGGCCGTTCCCGGTCGTCGCGGGCGGTGCCGCGGTACCGGTGGTGCTGATCGGGCTGCTGGTGGCGCTGGGCGGGATGCTGCCGGTGGTGCTGCTGATCGCGTGCCTGCTGGCCCGCCAGTTCTCGGAGCGGGCACCGCGGTACCTGGCGTTCGGCGGCATGGCCGTGGCGGCGGCGGTGTCGGTGGTGGGCCGGGTCCTCGGCCACGGCCAGGAGTGGGCGTACGGCCCGGTGACGCAGGCCGCCCTGTTGCTGGCCGCGGCGGCGATGGTGTCGACGTGCGTGGACTGGTTCACGCGGCCCGCCGGCTCCGGGATGTAGTGAATGACTCATTCCTGTCGTCGGACGACAGGAATGAGTCATTCACGGCGTTCGGCGTGCCCGCAACTCCAGCATCGCCCCCGCCACCGCCAGGCCACCCGCGCAACACGCCGCCGCCGTGACCACCTGCGTCGCCGAGCCGTGCAACCACAACAAGATCAACGCCGCCTCCGCGGCCACCGCCGTCCACATCAGCACCGTCACCCGCCGGTCGCCGTCCGCCAGCCGGGCGTACAGCAGGATCTGCACCAGCGCCAGCATCGACCCCGCCAGCGCGAACGGCCACACCGGCATCACGCTGCCGGCGTAACGGGAACCGCCGATCAGCCCCAGCAACGACGGCCCAACCGCCACCGAAACCAGCAGCACCACGGCGTCCAGGCAGGCGCACACCGCCAGCGCCACCGGCAGCACGCGCCGCCGTCCCGCGGACAGCGCGAACCGCGGCAGCACCAGCACGCCCACCGCCTGTGGCAGCCAGTACGCGATCTTCGTGACGATCGCCCCCAGCGCGTACTCGCCCGCCGAACCCGCCGGCAGCGTGTGCCGCGCCAGCACCAGGTCCAGGTTCACCAGGAGCACCAGCGCCAGCATCGCTTGCGCCGTATGGAGTACTTCGCCACCGTGGCGATCGGCCCAGCGGGGCCGGGGACGGCCGCAGAGCTGCCAAGCCACCACCACGACCACGACCGACCCGAACGCGGTTCCCGCCAGCGCGCCGGTCGTCGAACCCGTCAGGAGCAGGCCGAGCAGGGAACCGCCGACCTTGCCGCACCCCTCCAGCGCGATCAGCCCGGCCAGCCTCGCGAACCGGTGCGCGCCCTGGAGCAGACCGTGGAACAACCCCAGCAGCGTCAACGGCCCGAGCGCGGCCGTCACCAGCAGCGCCGGCGTCAGCGAGCCCAGGTGCAGCAGGAGCACCAGCAACGGGCTGAGCGTCAACGCCGCCGTCGCGACGATCCCGCTCGTCATCAGCCCGAGCGCGAACAACGGACCCCGCGCCGGCGACGACGAACGCGCCACCCGCAAGGCGACGACCGTCTGCAGTCCCATCGCCGGGACGACGCCGATCACCAGCACCGCCAGCAGGGAGCTCAGCTCGCCGAACGCGCCGGGCGCGAGGATCCGCGCGGCCGCCAGGCTCAGCACGTAACTCGCCGCGTTGTTGCCCGCGAGCGCGAGCGAGACGAGGATCGCCGCGACCCGGTTGCCGGTCCGGGCCGGGTCTTCGGTGGCTACGCTCAACGGCGGGCTCCCATTACCGGCGAGTAATGAGCAGGGACCATAACCTCGCGCGCACCGGAAAGGAAGGGCCGTGGACGCACCGGGCAAGCGGTTCGCGCTCCCCGCGTGGTCCGCCGTGCTCGCGTTCGCCGTCTGCGCGCCCTTGCTGCGCCGCGGGTTCACCCTCGGCTACGACATGGTGTTCGCGCCCAGGCAGTACTTCGTGCCGGACGCCCTCGGGCTCGGCAGCACGCTGCCGCGATCCGTGCCCGCCGACGCCGCCGTCGCGTTGGCGACCACCGCGCTGCCCGGCGACATCGTCCAGAAGATCGTCCTGCTCCTGGCGATTTTCGCGGCCGCGCTCGGCGCGGGCCGGCTGGTCCCGACCGGCCACCTCGGCACCCGGCTCGTCGCCGCGACGACGTACGCGTGGACGCCCTACGTCGCCGAACGGCTCTTCATCGGGCACTGGCCGCTGCTGCTGACCTACGCGTGCCTGCCCTGGATCGCCGCCGCGGGACTCGCGGCGCGCGCACACGAACCGAATTCCCTGCCGAGACTGGTGATCGCGAGCGCGGCGGCGGTCCTGACCCCGCCGGGCGGCGTGCTCGCGAGCGCCGTCATGGTCGCGGCCGCCGGGTCGCGCAGGCTCTGGCAGACGGTCCCGATCGCCCTCGCGCTGAACCTCCCGTGGCTGGTGCCGACATTCCTCAACCCCGGCGGCACGTTCTCCGACCCGGCCGGGGTGACCGCGTTCAGCGCCCGCGCCGAAAGCTGGGGCCCCGCGCTGTTCAGCGTGCTCGGGCTGGGCGGCATCTGGAACGCCGAAACGGTGCCCGGCAGCCGGGCGATGCCGCTGGTCCCGGTGCTGACCCTCGTCGTCGCCGCGATCGCCGTGGCCGGGCTCCGGCCGCTGGCGAAGTGGTGGGGGCGGGCGCCGGCGTTGTCGCTGTCCCTGCTCGGGGTCGCGGGTGTGCTGCTGGCGTCGCTGGCGACGTTGCCGGGTGGGACGGCGCTGCTCACCGCGGCGACGCGGTACGTGCCCGGCGCCGGGCTGCTGCGCGACGCCCAGAAATGGGTGGCCTGGTGGGCGCTTCCGCTCGCGCTCGGCTTCGCGCTGGCCGTCGAAGCCGCCGCCGCGAAGCTGAAGACCGAGCGCGGCCGGATCGCCTTGGCCACGGCGGCGATCGCCTTGCCCTTGGTCACCATGCCGGATCTGGCGTGGGGCGGCTGGGGACGGCTCGGCACGGCGCAGTACCCGGACGACTGGCGGGCCGTGTCCGAAGTGCTCGGTGACCGCCCCGGCGACGTGCTCGTGCTGCCGCTCTCGGCGTTCCGCGGGTTCGCCTGGAACGCCGACCGCACTCAGCTGGACCCGGCGCCGCGCGCGCTGCCGAGACCCGTGCTGATGGACGACACGCTGCAAGTGGGCGCCGACCGCATCGCGGGCGAGGACCCGCGGATCGGCGACGTCCGCGCCGCGACGTCCGCGCGGGAGCTCACCGCCGCGGGGATCGGCTGGGTCCTCGTCGAACACGGGACACCCGGCGACGTCGACCCGCGGTTGCTCGCCGACGCGACCGCGGTGTGGTCGGGTGAATGGCTGACGCTCTACCGGACACCGGGTGTGCCTTCGGTGAAAGCGATCTCGTGGACGCCCGCCTTGGTGGCGAACGGAGTAGCGCTGGGATTGCTGTGCGTCGCACTGTTGTGCCGCATGTTACCGATGCGTACATTGGGCCGCGGCAGGATTTCCCCGCCGCGGAAGGAGTGACACGTGGGCACGGTCATCGGCGCGGTCGTCGCCGTCATCATCGGCGGCGGGGTGGCGACCGGCGCGGGGTTCGCCCTCGTCAAGGGCGCGGACCCCGACGCTTCCGCCCAGGTGCAGGACAAGCTCAACGCGCAGGTGAAGTACAACCCGGCCGACCACCCCGGCAAGATCTACGGGAGCCGCTGACGCGTGACCCGGCTCGCCTCCGACCACGCGCACCGCGTCGTCGGGCTCTACGGCGACCCCACCGTTTCCTGGAGCATCCTCCTCGAAGCGGAACTTTCCGCGGCCGCACCGGAACCCGGGAAGCTCCGGGCGCGCCTCGCGGCCGCGGTCCAGCAGTACCCGCACCTCGGCGCCGTGCCCGAAATCGAGCTCGCGGACGACTTGCCCGCCGTCCGCGACCGGTTCGCTTCGGAGCCCTACGAACGCACCGCGCCGCTCATCCGCGTCGCCGTCCGGGCGGACGCGCTGCTCGTCGCCGCGCACCACGGCGCCCTCGACGGCCTCGGCCTGCTGGCCCTGCTCGGCATCCTCCTCGACGTCCCGGTTTCCTCGGCGGCGACCGGGATCGGCCCCCGTGGTGGCGGCAAACCCTTCGTCGTTTCGGCCGTCCAGCGGCTCGCTGAGGCGGTTTTCGTGCCGCCGGGCCGGATCGTGCCGGATCGGGCCGCACCGTCCTCAGGGGACGTCTTCGCGGCCCGCCACGAACCGCGGCTGCGGCTCGGCGCCCCCGGGTTCGTCACGGCCGCTGCCCGCGCCACCGAACGCTGGAACCACTCGCACGGTGCCCGCACGGCGCGGGTCGTGGCCGCGCTGGGCGCGTCACGGCGGTCCGGCGCGGCACCGGAGCCGGTGCACGACAGCGCGTTCTTCCGGCTGCGACTCGGTTCCCGCGCGGCGGACGTCGCCGCGCTGCTGCGGACACGGCCGCCCGAGCCGGACTTCCCGGCGCGCAGCAGCCGCTTCGCCCGGCTGGGAACCCGCCTGCTGGCCGGCCGGCTGGGGTCGACGTTCCTGGTGTCGAACCTCGGCCTGGTGTCCACGGTGGACACGGTGCGCTCGCTCGCGTTCTACCCGGCCGCGAGCGGGCGGTCCGGGGTGGCGTTCGGCGCCGCCACCACCGGCGGCACCACGACGGTGACGGTCCGGGCCCGCCGCCGCGACTTCGACGCCCCCGCCGCGGCCCGGTTACTGGCGGAGTTCGGCGACGCGGTCCGGGACCAGGCCTCGCCGCGCTGCCGTGAATGACTCATTCCTGTCGTCGGACGACATGAATGAGT
Coding sequences within:
- a CDS encoding substrate-binding and VWA domain-containing protein; the encoded protein is MAAHPARARRIDARVVVLSALLVVALLAWAGVDYLKDRLAGGGCDSTTPVRVTAAPDIATVLTALAGTVPQRDCYRVEVTSSASPATAAALEANGATGPDVWVPESSTWLLQARDGGAWNLPETGQSVASSPVVLALTDEVAKQAGWPGKSPSWSDVLAANPVGLPDPGRDPAAIAALIGLQQLTKDAPDPAAAFTEKIRELSAVKEPYPASPASEQSVLARRLVAAYPAAGVPGFDYPYVVLPRASEASRSAAERFLRLLLDQTATKAFADSGFRTPSGQLLGDRPRDTRTNAAPRPGGPPPPEAVYAVLQAWAGANLSARVQVLLDVSGSMAATVPGTGRSRMALTLEAATQGLGLFKPTTEIGLWLFSTKLDGDKDFKELLPMRSISQQLGAGGVATLQAVKPKPGGATGLYDSILAAYQNARQNWQLGRINVVVVLTDGRNEDSDSIGLPGLLAELNRLQDPRKPLPVIGIGIGPDIDASELRQVSAATGGESFTTPDPRKISDVFYQALSKLMCQPPACKK
- a CDS encoding class I SAM-dependent methyltransferase; this encodes MAEPVKGWMTRAQGRALWDAACRLEKGDVILEIGSHQGRSTIVLGAAARTAGATVIAVDPFVDGRLFGGSPTRQLFERNIRRAGLDDVVELVAGYSTELRPHWDRPLQLLYIDGKHDYWTYTDDLRWSAHLPQGAEILVHDCFSSIGVTLGTIAKVLFGRRYTYVDRATSLARFRLAPPSASDRVRVLAQLPWFLRNVVVKVLLRLRLRPLARLLGHDSPYDPY
- a CDS encoding alpha-(1->3)-arabinofuranosyltransferase, coding for MVTGTRERTRDDAPPSGRVRKGAFFRRPSTWIVLALTTLSFLQMPGKTTFDTKLDLAVDPLAFLGRALHLWNPQATAGELQNQAYGYLFPMGPFFALCQAVGVPAWIAQRLWGAILLSAAFGGALLLARAMKIGTERTRLIGALGYALAPRMLTEIGGLSAEMLPAVLLPWVLVPLVRAGKIGSPRRAAGLSALAVLCMGGVNGAMVVMALVLPGLWLLTRKWTREHVRLVLWWFAFVAGVTLWWILPLLLLGEYSLPFLDYIESATNTTAPMSLFEVLRGTNQWVAYVVQGTPWWPGGWSLIDNPVLMLATGLVAGVGLFGLTRRGLPERRFLVFGVLTGLTLLTIGYVGTLDSPVAEQVRHLLDGPLAPLRNVHKFEPVLRLPLVLAFVHGISSPARVKSARRFLRPALGLLLVLVMAAPAWLLNLRSGPGWDEVPGYWYDAMGYVAKADPNARTLLLPATGFGEYEWGRTVDEPAQAIAKSPWAVRNQVPLGSEGNTRLMDSVDAALADGRGDPGLAALLARSGYRFLLLRNDIERERTNAPPIATLRAGLAGSPGIAKAAAFGPLEVYEVRRPVPLATATSTKDVPTVSGGPENLLPLLDSGQLDPSTPTVLTGDGGSPGGPRLVTDGLRRAERNVGGVRDNLSQTLTAGEAYRQQRAAGDVLPFPGPEHQTVAAYRGIRAVTASTAASFADAFGGSDPGHQPFAAIDGDPRTAWHSSSFTGPIGQWLEVELDTPRLVNAIDLQLVDDIRVGWPPTRIRITTDNGSVDQQVIRGAGAHSYSVAGGVTRKVRITLLSLVVGRQDGNVGIAELKIPGTEPQRTLEVPADLPVGPAPGFSFTRGAAPRYACLPVGDAVRCDASAARDGEEPDGIRRLFSTPAEETYLVGGSVLPSGGGRNPVQLPGVTVASTSQLAGDPAAAGFAAVDGDAGTTWRPDVTDLRPALTLGWTSPKRISGLHIGVSPSSGARVPRQVELVGRSGTRTVELDASGSASFEPLDTDQLQIVLPGDDDDPTARAVAGIGSLELSGTAGLLPGPDPAFTVPCGSGPNIHLDGLDYRTSVQGTLADIIAHRALELRMCRDSEGGVALPAGGHELRTDRSESFVVQDLWLRPVKAPATPPGHRTVQVGTWDATARTVTVGPGEEAVLAIPENANAGWVATVDGRELARTRVDGWQQAWLVPAGAGGVVSLSFTPDSAYRAGLLTGAAAVLLTLIAVAWPARRRPFPVVAGGAAVPVVLIGLLVALGGMLPVVLLIACLLARQFSERAPRYLAFGGMAVAAAVSVVGRVLGHGQEWAYGPVTQAALLLAAAAMVSTCVDWFTRPAGSGM
- a CDS encoding polysaccharide biosynthesis protein, which encodes MSVATEDPARTGNRVAAILVSLALAGNNAASYVLSLAAARILAPGAFGELSSLLAVLVIGVVPAMGLQTVVALRVARSSSPARGPLFALGLMTSGIVATAALTLSPLLVLLLHLGSLTPALLVTAALGPLTLLGLFHGLLQGAHRFARLAGLIALEGCGKVGGSLLGLLLTGSTTGALAGTAFGSVVVVVVAWQLCGRPRPRWADRHGGEVLHTAQAMLALVLLVNLDLVLARHTLPAGSAGEYALGAIVTKIAYWLPQAVGVLVLPRFALSAGRRRVLPVALAVCACLDAVVLLVSVAVGPSLLGLIGGSRYAGSVMPVWPFALAGSMLALVQILLYARLADGDRRVTVLMWTAVAAEAALILLWLHGSATQVVTAAACCAGGLAVAGAMLELRARRTP